The DNA sequence TTGGTGCGTCAGGCGCGACCGATTCTCGCTGACGTCGCCAGGCGCGCGCGGGAGAGCGCCTTCGTGGCGGTCGCGCGCCGCGAGGGCGTGGTGCCGCTCGAAGCCGCTGAGCCCGAGGATCGGATGGTGCGGACGACGCCGCCGATCGGACAGACCCTGCCCTTGCATTGCACCGCGATCGGCAAGGCCCACCTCGCTTTCGACCTCGACGAACAGTTCCGCGCGCTGCTGCCCGAAAACCTCGACCGCTACACGCCGCAAACGATCGTAGACCGCAGCGCGCTGCTCGCCCAACTGGAGGCAGTCGCGCGCGAAGGCTACTCGGTCGATCGCGGCGAATTCTTCGAGGATGTCACTTCGCTCGCGGTGCCGATTCGCGACTATACCCGCTCAGTAGTCGGCTCGTTGGCGGTGGTCGGTCCGTCATATCGGCTTGCGGGCGATCGGATCGGCGCGGAGCTGGCGCCGCTGGTGCTCGAAGCGGGCCGCGAGCTGTCGCATCGCCTCGGCTTCAACGAGTGACGCCGCGCGCGCTGGGCCTCTATCCTTCCGCCGGGCCAGCCCCTATATTTCACCATCGGAGCAATTAACTGTGAAGATTCTGGTTCCCGTCAAACGTGTCCCCGACCCGGCCACGACTATCCGCGTGATGCCCGACGGCTCGGGCATCGCGACCGATAATGTGAAATGGGTGATCAACCCGTTCGATGAAATCGCGATTGAGGAAGCGCTGCGCATCAAGGAAAAGCAGGGTGCCGGCGAGGTCGTGCTGATCTCGGTCGGCCAGCAGAGCTGGCAGGAGCAGTTGCGCACTGGTCTCGCGATGGGCGCCGATCGCGCCATCCTGGTGCGCGTGGACACCCCGCTCGATCCGCTGGCGATCGCGCGCGTAATC is a window from the Candidatus Binataceae bacterium genome containing:
- a CDS encoding IclR family transcriptional regulator — encoded protein: MHSLDVLEQFFGEVDELGVTELSKRLKLHKNNVFRLLATLEARGYIEQNKSSENYRLGIKCLHLGRRYIHHMGLVRQARPILADVARRARESAFVAVARREGVVPLEAAEPEDRMVRTTPPIGQTLPLHCTAIGKAHLAFDLDEQFRALLPENLDRYTPQTIVDRSALLAQLEAVAREGYSVDRGEFFEDVTSLAVPIRDYTRSVVGSLAVVGPSYRLAGDRIGAELAPLVLEAGRELSHRLGFNE